From a single Mycolicibacterium moriokaense genomic region:
- the secA2 gene encoding accessory Sec system translocase SecA2: MLGASTERDQASSMAQVRESAEFDEKAADLDDEELLKAAKLLNLDDLADSADIPQFLAIAREAAERTTTLRPFDVQLQAALRMLAGDVVEMATGEGKTLAGAIAAAGYAIGGRRVHVITINDYLARRDAEWMGPLIEALGLTVGWVTADSTPDERRKAYKCDVTYGSVNEIGFDVLRDQLVTDVEDLVSPNPDVALIDEADSVLVDEALVPLVLAGTTHRETPKVEIIRMVGELTEGEDYETDSESRNVHLTEKGAQKLEAKLGGIDLYSEEHVGSTLTEVNVALHAHVLLQRDVHYIVRDDAVHLINSSRGRIAQLQRWPDGLQAAVEAKEGIETTETGEVLDTITVQALIDRYPTVCGMTGTALAAGEQLRQFYKLGVSPIPPNTPNIREDEPDRVYVTAAAKNDAIVEHIIEVHKTRQPILVGTRDVAESEELHERLVKAGVPAVVLNAKNDAEEAAVIAEAGKLGAVTVSTQMAGRGTDIRLGGSDEADHDEVAALGGLHVIGTGRHNTERLDNQLRGRAGRQGDPGSSVFFSSWEDDVVAAHLEASKLPMQTDEDGRITNPRAASLLDHAQRVAEGRMLDVHANTWRYNQLIAQQRAILVDRRNTLLRTPTARDELRELSPDRYEELAEQIGEEKLEKICRLIMLYHLDRGWADHLAYLADIRESIHLRALGRQNPLDEFHRMAVDAFASLAADAIEAAQQTFDTAQSIEDEPGIDLSKLARPTSTWTYMVHDNPLADDTLSALSLPGVFR, encoded by the coding sequence ATGCTCGGGGCGAGCACCGAACGGGATCAGGCGTCGTCGATGGCGCAGGTCCGCGAGTCGGCGGAGTTCGACGAGAAGGCCGCCGACCTCGATGACGAGGAACTGCTCAAGGCCGCGAAGCTGCTGAATCTGGACGACCTGGCCGACTCCGCGGACATCCCGCAGTTCCTGGCGATCGCGCGCGAGGCAGCCGAGCGGACCACCACGCTGCGACCGTTCGACGTGCAGCTGCAGGCCGCCCTGCGGATGCTGGCCGGCGACGTCGTCGAGATGGCCACCGGCGAGGGCAAGACCCTGGCGGGTGCGATCGCCGCGGCCGGCTATGCGATCGGTGGCCGCCGCGTGCACGTCATCACCATCAACGACTACCTAGCCCGCCGCGACGCCGAGTGGATGGGCCCGCTGATCGAGGCGCTCGGCCTGACCGTCGGCTGGGTCACCGCCGACTCGACGCCCGACGAACGGCGCAAGGCGTACAAGTGCGACGTCACGTACGGCTCGGTCAACGAGATCGGCTTCGACGTCCTGCGCGACCAGCTGGTCACCGACGTCGAGGACCTGGTGTCACCCAACCCCGATGTCGCGCTGATCGACGAGGCCGACTCGGTGCTCGTTGACGAGGCGCTCGTGCCGCTGGTGCTCGCGGGCACCACGCACCGCGAGACGCCGAAGGTCGAGATCATCCGGATGGTCGGCGAGCTGACCGAGGGTGAGGATTACGAGACCGACTCCGAGAGCCGCAATGTCCACCTCACCGAGAAGGGCGCGCAGAAGCTCGAGGCGAAACTCGGCGGCATCGACCTGTACTCCGAGGAGCACGTCGGCTCGACGCTGACCGAGGTCAACGTCGCGCTGCACGCGCACGTACTGCTGCAGCGCGACGTGCACTACATCGTCCGCGACGACGCCGTGCACCTCATCAACTCCTCCCGCGGCCGCATCGCGCAGTTGCAGCGCTGGCCCGACGGACTTCAGGCCGCGGTGGAGGCCAAGGAGGGCATCGAGACCACCGAGACCGGCGAGGTGCTCGACACGATCACCGTGCAGGCGTTGATCGACCGGTACCCCACGGTGTGCGGCATGACCGGCACCGCACTGGCCGCGGGCGAGCAGCTGCGCCAGTTCTACAAGCTCGGGGTGTCGCCGATCCCGCCGAACACCCCGAACATCCGCGAGGACGAGCCCGACCGCGTGTACGTCACGGCCGCCGCCAAGAACGACGCGATCGTCGAGCACATCATCGAGGTGCACAAGACCCGTCAACCGATCCTGGTGGGCACCCGCGACGTCGCCGAGTCCGAGGAACTGCACGAGCGGCTGGTGAAGGCCGGCGTCCCCGCCGTGGTGCTCAACGCCAAGAACGACGCCGAGGAGGCCGCCGTCATTGCCGAGGCGGGCAAGCTCGGTGCGGTGACCGTGTCCACCCAGATGGCCGGCCGCGGCACCGACATCCGGCTCGGCGGGTCCGACGAGGCCGACCACGACGAGGTCGCCGCGCTCGGCGGGCTGCACGTGATCGGGACCGGACGCCACAACACCGAGCGGCTGGACAACCAGCTGCGCGGGCGCGCCGGCCGTCAGGGCGATCCGGGCTCGTCGGTGTTCTTCTCCAGCTGGGAAGACGACGTGGTGGCCGCCCACCTGGAGGCGAGCAAGCTGCCGATGCAGACCGACGAGGACGGCCGCATCACCAATCCGAGGGCGGCGAGCCTGCTCGACCATGCCCAGCGCGTCGCCGAGGGCCGCATGCTCGACGTGCATGCCAACACCTGGCGCTACAACCAGCTGATTGCTCAGCAGCGCGCGATCCTCGTCGACCGCCGCAACACCCTGCTGCGCACTCCGACCGCACGCGACGAGTTGCGTGAGCTGTCGCCGGACCGCTACGAGGAGCTGGCAGAGCAGATCGGCGAGGAGAAGCTGGAGAAGATCTGCCGGCTGATCATGCTGTATCACCTGGACCGCGGCTGGGCCGACCACCTGGCGTATCTGGCCGACATCCGGGAGAGCATCCATCTGCGCGCGCTCGGCAGGCAGAATCCCCTGGACGAGTTCCACCGGATGGCCGTCGACGCGTTCGCGTCGCTGGCCGCCGACGCGATCGAGGCCGCCCAGCAGACGTTCGACACCGCCCAGTCCATCGAGGACGAGCCGGGCATCGACCTGTCCAAGCTCGCGCGGCCGACGTCGACGTGGACGTACATGGTGCACGACAACCCGCTCGCTGATGACACGCTGTCGGCACTGAGCCTGCCCGGAGTATTCCGCTAG
- a CDS encoding CDP-alcohol phosphatidyltransferase family protein, with protein MDESPGRRTQTGAAQTSQSRVFTVPNALSVLRLVLVPVFLWLLLVAHENAWAVAVLMVSGVSDWADGKIARLVDNQSSRLGELLDPFVDRIYMVAIPIALAVHGSVPWWIVLTLLGRDVVLAATLPLLRSRGLTALPVTYIGKAATFALMSGFPLILLGQWDALWSRVILASGWAFLIWGLVMYLWSGVLYLIQVSLVMRRMPKVGR; from the coding sequence ATGGACGAGTCGCCGGGCCGGCGAACTCAGACGGGGGCCGCACAGACGTCGCAATCCCGGGTGTTCACGGTGCCCAATGCGCTCAGTGTGCTGCGCCTGGTGCTGGTGCCTGTGTTCCTGTGGTTGCTGCTGGTGGCCCATGAGAACGCCTGGGCCGTCGCGGTCCTCATGGTCAGCGGGGTCTCGGACTGGGCCGACGGCAAGATCGCGCGACTGGTCGACAACCAGTCGTCGAGACTCGGGGAACTACTCGACCCATTCGTTGACCGCATCTACATGGTCGCCATCCCGATCGCGCTGGCGGTCCACGGGTCGGTGCCGTGGTGGATCGTGCTCACCCTGCTCGGACGCGACGTCGTGCTGGCCGCGACGCTGCCGCTGCTGCGCAGCCGCGGACTGACCGCGCTGCCGGTCACCTACATCGGCAAGGCCGCGACGTTCGCGCTGATGTCCGGGTTCCCGCTGATCCTGCTCGGTCAGTGGGACGCGTTGTGGAGCCGGGTGATCCTCGCCTCCGGCTGGGCGTTCCTGATCTGGGGCCTGGTGATGTACCTGTGGTCGGGCGTGCTCTACCTGATCCAGGTTTCGCTGGTGATGCGCCGTATGCCCAAGGTAGGGCGATGA
- a CDS encoding DUF881 domain-containing protein, translated as MSHLGGYDPNAGRSAHDAGRPSLIPVPSLLRSLLSDHLDPGYQAAADAKRQGKRRKRWQSWAWQLAGAVLIALVFVAAVAQARSTAPGVRETQQVLSGSVRSAETEVADASARRDDLAAQVDTVRRQRLEGDARGQQLLGELDESNFEAAATPVIGPGLEITVTDPGMTRDLTDVSKRRLPGSQQVILDRDLQLVVNSLWASGAEAISVGGVRIGPNVTIRQAGGGILVDNQPISSPYVILAVGPPNAVRDRFERSPGLQRLRLLETSYGVGARVSTSEALTLPASPVRDVNFAKEIG; from the coding sequence ATGAGTCATCTCGGCGGCTACGACCCGAACGCCGGACGCAGCGCCCACGACGCGGGCAGGCCGTCCCTGATCCCGGTGCCCTCGCTGTTGCGTTCGCTGCTGTCGGACCACCTCGACCCGGGATACCAGGCGGCGGCCGACGCGAAGCGGCAGGGAAAACGCCGCAAGAGGTGGCAGTCGTGGGCGTGGCAGCTCGCAGGGGCGGTGTTGATCGCGCTGGTGTTCGTCGCTGCCGTCGCCCAGGCCCGGTCGACCGCACCCGGCGTGCGCGAGACGCAACAGGTGCTGTCCGGCAGCGTGCGCTCCGCCGAAACAGAAGTGGCGGACGCGTCCGCCCGACGCGATGACCTTGCGGCGCAAGTGGATACCGTACGGCGGCAACGCCTCGAGGGTGACGCGCGCGGCCAGCAGTTGCTCGGCGAACTCGACGAATCGAATTTCGAGGCGGCGGCCACCCCCGTGATCGGCCCCGGCCTGGAGATCACCGTCACCGATCCTGGGATGACGAGGGACCTGACCGACGTGTCCAAGCGGCGACTGCCCGGTAGCCAGCAGGTGATCCTGGACCGCGACCTGCAGCTCGTGGTCAATTCGCTGTGGGCCAGCGGTGCGGAGGCGATCTCGGTGGGCGGCGTGCGGATCGGGCCCAACGTGACGATCCGGCAGGCGGGCGGCGGCATCCTGGTCGACAATCAACCGATCAGCAGCCCCTATGTCATCCTCGCGGTCGGACCGCCGAACGCGGTGCGGGATCGCTTCGAGCGCAGTCCTGGTCTGCAGCGCCTGCGTCTGCTGGAGACCTCGTACGGAGTGGGAGCCCGGGTGAGCACGTCGGAGGCGCTTACCCTGCCGGCCAGCCCGGTCCGAGATGTCAACTTCGCCAAGGAGATTGGATGA
- a CDS encoding small basic family protein, with protein sequence MIGIVALVIGIALGLVFHPEVPEFVQPYLPIAVVAALDAVFGGLRAYLERIFDSKVFVVSFVFNVLVAALIVYLGDQLGVGTQLSTAIVVVLGIRIFGNAAALRRRLFGA encoded by the coding sequence ATGATCGGAATCGTCGCACTCGTCATCGGCATCGCGCTGGGGTTGGTGTTTCACCCCGAGGTGCCCGAGTTCGTGCAGCCGTACCTCCCGATCGCCGTCGTCGCCGCGTTGGACGCCGTGTTCGGTGGTCTACGGGCCTATCTGGAGCGCATCTTCGACTCGAAGGTGTTCGTGGTGTCCTTCGTGTTCAACGTGCTGGTCGCCGCGCTCATCGTCTACCTGGGAGACCAGCTCGGCGTCGGGACGCAGCTGTCCACCGCGATCGTCGTGGTGCTGGGCATCCGGATCTTCGGAAACGCTGCCGCGTTGCGGCGCAGGTTGTTCGGTGCGTGA
- a CDS encoding DUF881 domain-containing protein produces MSDESRHPADAEQHGRHELPPDAPAPEIGELHAGGVAGVVRRGRTQVIFGALAVLLCLLLGVAIITQVRQTESGDSLENARPADLLVLLDSLQQREAALNTEVADLQRTLAQLQASGSSDQAAIENAQARLAALSILIGTVPATGPGVTLTITDTTPGVPAETMLDVINELRNAGAEAMEIRGGGSEVRVGLDTWVVGVPGALVVDSVTLNPPYSVTAIGDPPTLAAAMNIPGGAMDSVERVGGTMSVQQAERVDVTALRQPKPRQYAQPVK; encoded by the coding sequence ATGAGTGACGAGTCCCGCCACCCTGCCGATGCGGAGCAGCACGGCCGCCACGAGCTGCCGCCCGATGCGCCGGCTCCCGAGATCGGCGAACTGCACGCCGGTGGCGTTGCCGGCGTCGTCCGGCGCGGCCGTACGCAGGTCATCTTTGGGGCACTGGCGGTGCTGCTGTGTCTGCTGCTGGGTGTCGCGATCATCACCCAGGTACGGCAGACGGAGTCGGGCGATTCGCTGGAGAACGCCCGACCCGCCGATCTGCTGGTGTTGCTGGACTCGCTGCAGCAACGGGAGGCGGCGCTGAACACCGAAGTGGCCGACCTGCAGCGCACGCTGGCGCAACTGCAGGCCTCCGGGTCCAGCGATCAGGCGGCGATCGAGAACGCGCAGGCCCGGCTGGCCGCCTTGTCGATCCTGATCGGCACGGTGCCCGCCACCGGCCCCGGCGTGACCCTGACCATCACCGACACCACCCCCGGTGTGCCGGCCGAGACCATGCTCGACGTCATCAACGAGCTACGCAACGCGGGTGCCGAGGCGATGGAGATTCGCGGCGGAGGTTCGGAGGTGCGGGTGGGTCTGGACACCTGGGTCGTCGGTGTCCCCGGCGCGCTGGTCGTCGACAGCGTGACGCTCAACCCGCCGTATTCGGTTACTGCCATTGGTGATCCGCCGACTCTCGCCGCAGCCATGAACATTCCTGGCGGTGCGATGGACAGTGTCGAACGTGTCGGCGGCACGATGAGCGTGCAGCAAGCGGAGCGCGTCGACGTCACCGCCTTGCGGCAACCGAAACCTCGCCAATACGCTCAGCCAGTCAAATGA
- the gcvH gene encoding glycine cleavage system protein GcvH, giving the protein MSEIPADLYYTEEHEWVQRTGDDTVRVGITDYAQSALGDVVFVQLPDVGAEVTAGESFGEVESTKSVSDLYAPVSAKVIAVNGDLEANPQLVNSEPYGGGWLIDLQLDADALADGLGKLLDADGYRATVAE; this is encoded by the coding sequence GTGAGCGAAATCCCAGCCGACCTGTACTACACCGAGGAGCACGAGTGGGTGCAGCGCACCGGCGACGACACCGTCCGCGTCGGTATCACCGACTACGCGCAGTCCGCGCTCGGGGACGTCGTATTCGTCCAGCTGCCCGACGTCGGCGCCGAGGTGACTGCGGGGGAGTCGTTCGGCGAGGTGGAATCGACGAAGTCGGTGTCCGATCTCTACGCGCCGGTCAGCGCGAAAGTCATTGCGGTGAATGGTGATCTGGAGGCTAACCCGCAGCTCGTCAACTCGGAGCCCTACGGCGGAGGTTGGCTGATCGACCTGCAGCTCGACGCCGACGCGTTGGCGGACGGGCTCGGCAAGCTTCTGGACGCCGATGGCTACCGCGCCACCGTGGCCGAATGA
- the garA gene encoding glycogen accumulation regulator GarA yields MTDKDQNSGADQTSDDVTVETTSVFRADFLNELDAPAAAGTEGAVTGVEGLPVGSALLVVKRGPNAGSRFLLDQPVTSAGRHPDSDIFLDDVTVSRRHAEFRLEGNEFQVVDVGSLNGTYVNREPVDSAVLSNGDEVQIGKFRLVFLTGPKSDDGGS; encoded by the coding sequence GTGACGGACAAGGACCAGAATTCTGGGGCGGACCAGACGTCTGACGATGTCACTGTGGAGACGACATCTGTCTTCCGCGCGGACTTCCTCAACGAGTTGGACGCTCCGGCGGCGGCGGGCACCGAGGGGGCGGTGACGGGGGTCGAGGGCCTGCCCGTCGGCTCAGCCCTGCTGGTCGTCAAGCGGGGACCCAACGCCGGATCGCGGTTCCTGCTCGACCAGCCCGTCACATCGGCGGGTCGGCATCCCGACAGCGACATCTTCCTCGATGATGTGACCGTGAGCCGCCGTCACGCCGAGTTCCGACTCGAAGGCAACGAGTTCCAGGTCGTCGATGTCGGCAGCCTCAACGGCACCTACGTCAACCGCGAGCCCGTGGACTCCGCGGTGCTCTCCAACGGTGACGAGGTGCAGATCGGCAAGTTCCGCCTGGTGTTCCTCACCGGGCCCAAGAGCGACGACGGCGGCAGCTAG
- the ftsR gene encoding transcriptional regulator FtsR: MSQPDTPALTGMSIGAVLDLLRPDFPDVTISKIRFLEAEGLVTPERTASGYRRFTAYDCARLRFILTAQRDQYLPLKVIKAQLDALPDGELPQSGSAYAIPRLVPVTGAVTDAAGGQGGVAPTQVRLSREDLRARSGVDDELITALVKAGVIKTGPGGFFDEHSVLIAQCARALAEYGVEPRHLRAFRSAADRQSDLIAQIAGPVVKADKAGARDRADDLAREVAALAITLHTSLIKSAVRDVLDR, from the coding sequence ATGAGCCAGCCCGACACCCCCGCTCTGACTGGGATGTCGATCGGCGCGGTTCTCGATCTGCTGCGACCGGACTTCCCGGATGTGACCATCTCCAAGATTCGGTTCTTGGAGGCCGAGGGCCTGGTCACCCCGGAGCGCACGGCGTCGGGTTACCGTCGGTTCACCGCCTACGACTGCGCTCGCCTGCGGTTCATCCTGACCGCCCAGCGCGATCAGTATCTCCCGTTGAAGGTCATCAAGGCCCAGCTGGACGCCCTGCCGGACGGGGAATTGCCGCAGAGCGGATCCGCTTACGCCATACCGCGTTTGGTGCCGGTGACCGGCGCCGTTACCGATGCTGCGGGCGGGCAGGGCGGCGTGGCCCCGACGCAGGTGCGGTTGTCACGCGAGGACTTGCGCGCCCGCTCGGGTGTCGACGACGAACTCATCACCGCACTGGTCAAGGCGGGGGTGATCAAGACCGGGCCGGGCGGCTTCTTCGACGAGCACTCCGTGCTGATCGCCCAGTGCGCTCGCGCGCTTGCGGAGTACGGCGTCGAGCCACGCCATCTGCGCGCCTTCCGGTCGGCGGCCGACCGCCAGTCCGATCTGATCGCTCAAATCGCAGGACCGGTGGTGAAGGCGGACAAGGCGGGTGCACGCGACCGCGCCGACGATCTGGCGCGTGAGGTAGCGGCATTGGCCATCACGTTGCACACGTCGCTAATCAAGTCCGCGGTGCGCGACGTACTCGACCGCTGA
- a CDS encoding bifunctional nuclease family protein translates to MGEVRVVGIRVEQPQNQPVLLLREANGDRYLPIWIGQSEAAAIALEQQGVEPARPLTHDLIRDVIGALGHSLKEVRIVDLQEGTFYADLIFDRDIKVSARPSDSVAIALRVGVPIYVEEAVLAEAGLLIPDENDEEATGAVREDEVEKFKEFLDSVSPDDFKAT, encoded by the coding sequence ATGGGTGAGGTTCGTGTAGTCGGCATTCGCGTGGAGCAGCCCCAGAACCAGCCGGTGCTGCTGCTCCGCGAGGCCAATGGCGACCGCTACCTACCGATTTGGATAGGCCAGTCGGAGGCGGCGGCGATCGCACTCGAACAGCAGGGTGTGGAGCCGGCGCGACCGCTCACGCACGACCTGATTCGAGATGTCATTGGCGCGCTTGGCCATTCGCTCAAGGAGGTGCGCATCGTCGACCTCCAGGAGGGCACGTTCTACGCCGACCTGATCTTCGACCGCGACATCAAGGTGTCGGCGCGGCCGTCGGATTCGGTGGCGATCGCACTGCGGGTCGGGGTGCCGATCTACGTGGAAGAGGCGGTGCTCGCCGAGGCCGGGCTGCTCATCCCCGATGAGAACGACGAGGAAGCCACCGGCGCGGTGCGTGAAGACGAGGTCGAGAAGTTCAAGGAATTCCTCGACAGCGTGTCGCCCGACGATTTCAAGGCGACCTAG
- a CDS encoding MerR family transcriptional regulator, giving the protein MEDTPRQEEFDLSSATGPAESESGVTVSEAPVQAGLFPDDSVPDELVGYRGPSACQIAGITYRQLDYWARTSLVVPSIRSAAGSGSQRLYSFKDILVLKIVKRLLDTGISLHNIRVAVDHLRQRGVRDLANITLFSDGTTVYECTSAEEVVDLLQGGQGVFGIAVSGAMRELTGAIADFPGERADGGESIAAPEDELASRRKHRDRKIG; this is encoded by the coding sequence GTGGAAGACACGCCACGTCAAGAGGAATTCGATCTGTCCTCAGCCACCGGTCCGGCCGAATCAGAATCAGGAGTGACCGTTTCCGAAGCACCAGTGCAGGCAGGTCTCTTCCCTGACGACTCCGTACCCGACGAGCTCGTCGGCTACCGCGGCCCCAGTGCATGCCAGATCGCCGGTATCACCTATCGGCAGCTCGACTACTGGGCCAGGACGTCGCTGGTGGTGCCGTCCATCCGAAGCGCCGCCGGTTCGGGCAGCCAGCGTCTGTACTCGTTCAAGGACATCCTGGTCCTCAAGATCGTCAAGCGACTGCTGGACACCGGCATCTCGCTGCACAACATCCGGGTCGCCGTCGATCACCTGCGTCAGCGCGGTGTCCGTGACCTGGCCAACATCACGCTGTTCTCCGACGGCACCACGGTTTACGAGTGCACCTCGGCCGAGGAAGTGGTCGACCTGCTGCAGGGTGGCCAGGGTGTGTTCGGTATCGCGGTGTCCGGCGCCATGCGTGAGCTGACCGGCGCGATCGCCGACTTCCCAGGTGAGCGGGCCGACGGCGGTGAATCCATCGCGGCGCCCGAGGATGAGCTGGCGTCGCGGCGCAAGCACCGCGACCGCAAGATCGGCTAA
- the gcvP gene encoding aminomethyl-transferring glycine dehydrogenase, with amino-acid sequence MSDQNDSFTFAARHIGPDADAVTTMLTTIGVGSLDELAEKALPAGILDALTADQVAPGLDQLPPAATEEEALAELRALADANTIAVSMIGQGYFDTLTPPVLRRNILENPAWYTAYTPYQPEISQGRLEALLNFQTMVSDLTGLEVANASMLDEGTAAAEAMTLMHRAVRGSSNRLVVDVDVYRQTAAVLATRAQPLGIEIVTADLRQGLPDGEFFGVIAQLPGGSGAIVDWTELVTQAHERGALVAIGADLLALTLITPPGEIGADVAFGSTQRFGVPMGFGGPHAGYLAVHAKHARQLPGRLVGVSLDADGAPAYRLALQTREQHIRRDKATSNICTAQVLLAVMAAMYASYHGAEGLTAIARRVHAHAEALAAGLAEGGVEVVHSAFFDTVLARVPGKAAEVRDNAKAHGVNIWLVDADHVSVSCDEATTAQHVDTVLSAFGVTAADGFDGPAIETRTSEFLTHPAFTRYRTETEMMRYLRSLADKDIALDRSMIPLGSCTMKLNAAAEMEPITWPEFARQHPFAPASDTPGLRKLIADIETWLTAITGYDAVSLQPNAGSQGEYAGLLAIQAYHRSRGDTQRNICLIPSSAHGTNAASAALAGMRVVVVACRENGDVDLDDLRAKVTEHAETIAALMITYPSTHGVYEHDVADICAAVHDVGGQVYVDGANLNALVGLARPGRFGGDVSHLNLHKTFCIPHGGGGPGVGPVAVRSHLVPYLPGHPLADELGDDLTVSAAPYGSASILPITWAYIRMMGAGGLRAATLTAIASANYIARRLDEYYPVLYTGENGMVAHECILDLRGITKQTGVTVDDVAKRLADYGFHAPTMSFPVAGTLMVEPTESESLAEVDAFCEAMISIRGEIDAVAAGTWPVDDNPMRGAPHTAECLLVADWDHPYTREQAAFPLGKSFRPKVWPPVRRIDGAYGDRNLMCSCPPVEAFA; translated from the coding sequence GTGTCCGACCAGAACGATTCATTCACCTTCGCCGCACGCCACATCGGACCTGACGCCGACGCGGTCACCACGATGCTCACGACCATCGGCGTCGGCTCCCTCGACGAGCTCGCCGAGAAGGCGCTGCCCGCGGGCATCCTCGACGCATTGACCGCCGATCAGGTGGCGCCCGGTCTGGATCAGCTCCCGCCGGCGGCCACCGAGGAGGAGGCGCTCGCCGAACTGCGGGCGCTCGCCGACGCGAACACCATCGCGGTGTCGATGATCGGCCAGGGCTACTTCGACACGCTCACCCCGCCGGTGTTGCGCCGCAACATCCTTGAGAACCCCGCGTGGTACACGGCCTACACGCCGTATCAGCCCGAGATCAGCCAGGGCCGGCTCGAGGCGCTGCTCAACTTCCAGACCATGGTCAGTGACCTGACCGGACTCGAGGTCGCCAACGCCTCCATGCTCGACGAGGGCACCGCCGCCGCCGAGGCGATGACGCTGATGCACCGTGCGGTACGCGGGTCGTCGAACCGGTTGGTGGTCGACGTCGACGTGTACCGCCAGACCGCCGCCGTACTGGCCACCCGCGCGCAGCCGCTGGGCATCGAGATCGTCACCGCAGACCTGCGGCAGGGCCTGCCCGACGGCGAGTTCTTCGGCGTCATCGCCCAACTGCCGGGCGGCAGCGGCGCGATCGTCGACTGGACCGAGCTGGTGACCCAGGCGCACGAGCGCGGTGCGTTGGTGGCCATCGGCGCCGACCTGCTGGCGCTGACGCTGATCACCCCGCCGGGTGAGATCGGCGCCGACGTCGCGTTCGGCAGCACCCAGAGATTCGGGGTGCCAATGGGATTCGGCGGACCGCACGCGGGTTACCTCGCCGTCCACGCCAAGCATGCCCGCCAGCTGCCCGGCCGTCTCGTCGGGGTGTCACTGGACGCCGACGGCGCGCCCGCGTACCGGCTGGCGCTGCAGACCCGCGAGCAGCACATCCGCCGCGACAAGGCGACCAGCAACATCTGCACCGCCCAGGTGCTGCTCGCGGTGATGGCCGCCATGTATGCGAGCTATCACGGCGCCGAGGGGTTGACCGCGATCGCACGGCGGGTGCACGCGCACGCCGAGGCACTGGCCGCCGGCCTGGCCGAGGGCGGCGTGGAAGTGGTGCACAGCGCGTTCTTCGACACCGTCCTGGCTCGCGTTCCCGGCAAGGCGGCTGAGGTCCGCGACAACGCCAAGGCGCACGGCGTGAACATCTGGCTGGTCGACGCCGACCATGTGTCGGTGTCCTGCGACGAGGCCACCACGGCGCAGCACGTCGACACCGTGCTGTCGGCGTTCGGCGTCACCGCGGCCGACGGGTTCGACGGACCCGCAATCGAGACCCGCACCTCGGAGTTCCTGACGCACCCGGCGTTCACCCGGTACCGCACCGAGACGGAGATGATGCGTTACCTGCGGTCCCTGGCGGACAAGGATATTGCGTTGGACCGCAGCATGATTCCGCTCGGATCGTGCACCATGAAGCTCAACGCGGCCGCCGAGATGGAACCGATCACCTGGCCCGAATTCGCCAGGCAGCATCCGTTCGCCCCGGCGTCCGACACGCCCGGCCTGCGCAAGCTGATCGCCGACATCGAGACGTGGTTGACCGCGATCACCGGTTATGACGCGGTGTCGCTGCAGCCCAACGCGGGCTCGCAGGGGGAGTACGCGGGTCTGCTGGCGATCCAGGCCTACCACCGCAGTCGCGGTGACACGCAGCGCAACATCTGCCTCATCCCGTCGTCCGCGCACGGCACCAATGCCGCGTCGGCTGCGCTGGCGGGGATGCGCGTCGTGGTGGTGGCGTGCCGCGAGAACGGCGACGTCGACCTCGACGATCTGCGCGCCAAGGTCACAGAGCACGCGGAAACCATTGCGGCGCTGATGATCACCTACCCGTCGACCCACGGTGTCTACGAGCACGACGTCGCCGACATCTGCGCTGCGGTCCACGATGTGGGCGGCCAGGTCTATGTCGACGGCGCCAACCTCAACGCGCTGGTCGGGTTGGCGCGGCCGGGCCGGTTCGGCGGCGACGTCAGTCATCTCAATCTGCACAAGACGTTCTGCATCCCGCACGGCGGCGGCGGTCCCGGCGTCGGGCCGGTCGCGGTGCGTTCGCATCTCGTGCCCTACCTACCGGGACATCCGCTGGCCGACGAACTCGGCGACGACCTGACGGTGTCGGCGGCCCCGTACGGATCCGCGTCGATCCTGCCGATCACGTGGGCCTATATCCGGATGATGGGCGCGGGTGGGCTGCGCGCGGCGACGCTGACGGCGATCGCGTCGGCCAACTACATCGCCCGGCGCCTCGACGAGTACTACCCGGTGCTGTACACGGGCGAGAACGGCATGGTGGCCCACGAGTGCATCCTCGATCTGCGGGGCATCACGAAGCAGACCGGTGTCACCGTCGACGATGTCGCAAAGCGACTGGCGGACTATGGTTTCCACGCTCCGACGATGAGCTTCCCGGTGGCGGGCACCCTGATGGTCGAGCCGACGGAAAGCGAAAGCCTGGCCGAGGTCGACGCGTTCTGCGAGGCGATGATCTCGATCCGCGGCGAGATCGACGCGGTGGCCGCGGGCACCTGGCCTGTCGACGACAACCCGATGCGCGGCGCGCCGCACACCGCGGAATGCCTGCTCGTGGCCGACTGGGACCACCCATACACGCGCGAGCAGGCGGCGTTTCCGCTCGGCAAGTCGTTCCGCCCGAAGGTGTGGCCGCCGGTGCGTCGCATCGACGGCGCATACGGCGACCGCAACCTGATGTGCTCGTGCCCGCCGGTGGAGGCGTTCGCCTAG